A window of the Fusarium poae strain DAOMC 252244 chromosome 3, whole genome shotgun sequence genome harbors these coding sequences:
- a CDS encoding hypothetical protein (TransMembrane:11 (o20-41i48-74o105-130i142-159o171-190i211-228o248-271i350-370o376-400i420-441o453-473i)) yields MTSHTQEGVLQQRLSTLTMVAMAFAILNTWIALAGVMAYILPSGGAVSFIYGFLVCVFCNLCLAASLGELAALWPTAGGQYHFMYALCTTRWKRSMSFFVGWTNIAGWLTVVTTQAFFAAQLISAAAVVASNNAYEATAWKTYLFFVAILTFGTVGNIWGNRILGHWNDGALHWSILSVVITSIILLSMSEKTDAKQVFAEFNNETGWSDGVAWILGLLQSALSLIGFDVVLHLTEEMPNPSRDAPRAMLLAIVIGGVTGFVFIIVILFCLTDPATVLASSTGMPIVEMFLQSTKSRAAATILALMLSVCFINGTSASITSASRLLYSMARDKGIVCHRFFAHLQPKLDVPVRTIMLCYIFNLLFGLLYLGPAVAFSSYVASCTIFLNVSYACPVIALLVRGRRLLADYQTNKTPAKMGLRVGAVVNGIAAVFVVVTSIFFCFPSGMPVNANTMNYVSPVVGGFYLLLAVYWFTGGKDFQGPNFDAIIGQPFQDTGSDLMETLPGKLQTPTKV; encoded by the exons ATGACTTCCCATACGCAAGAAGGCGTGCTACAGCAGCGTCTTTCAACACTGACAATGGTTGCCATGGCGTTTGCAATCCTCAA TACGTGGATTGCTCTCGCTGGTGTTATGGCGTATATTCTTCCTTCTGGTGGTGCagtttcttttatttatgGATTCTTGGTTTGTGTCTTTTGCAATTTATGTCTTGCTGCTAGTTTGGGAGAACTTGCTGCCCTGTGGCCTACAGCTG GAGGACAGTATCATTTCATGTACGCTTTGTGTACGACTCGATGGAAACGATCCATG AGTTTCTTTGTTGGATGGACTAATATCGCTGGTTGGTTGACTGTCGTGACAACTCAGGCCTTCTTCGCTG CCCAATTGATATCCGCCGCCGCCGTCGTCGCCTCCAACAACGCCTACGAAGCCACAGCCTGGAAAACATATCTCTTCTTCGTCGCAATCCTCACCTTCGGAACGGTCGGTAATATCTGGGGAAACAGAATCTTGGGTCATTGGAACGATGGTGCTT TGCATTGGTCCATCTTGTCCGTTGTCATCACCAGCATCATTCTTCTGTCCATGTCTGAAAAGACAGATGCCAAACAAGTCTTTGCAGAATTTAACAACGAGACTGGTTGGTCTGATGGTGTTGCTTGGATccttggcttgttgcaatcTGCCCTTTCTCTCATTGGGTTTGATGTCGTGTTGCATCTTACAGAGGAGATGCCTAATCCTTCGAGGGATGCACCAAGAGCTATGCTGCTGGCTATTGTTATCGGTGGTGTCAC TGGATTCGTCTttatcatcgtcatcctcttctGCCTCACCGACCCTGCAACAGTCCTCGCAAGTTCTACTGGTATGCCCATAGTGGAAATGTTCCTCCAAAGCACCAAATCCCGCGCTGCCGCAACAATTCTCGCTTTGATGTTGAGCGTCTGCTTCATCAACGGTACATCAGCAAGTATTACCAGCGCCAGTCGTCTTCTTTACTCCATGGCTCGTGACAAGGGTATTGTCTGTCACAGATTCTTTGCCCACCTCCAACCCAAGCTCGATGTCCCTGTCCGCACAATCATGCTTTGTTACATCTTCAATCTTCTCTTTGGACTTCTATACTTGGGTCCTGCAGTGGCTTTCAGTTCATACGTTGCGTCTTGTACCATTTTCCTCAACGTTTCCTATGCTTGCCCTGTTATCGCGTTGCTTGTCAGGGGTAGAAGACTACTTGCAGACTACCAAACAAACAAGACACCCGCAAAGATGGGCTTGAGAGTTGGTGCAGTTGTCAATGGCATTGCTGCTGTGTTTGTTGTCGTCACTTCTATC TTCTTTTGCTTCCCCTCTGGTATGCCAGTGAATGCCAATACCATGA ACTACGTTTCCCCTGTTGTTGGTGGCTTTTACTTGTTACTTGCAGTGTACTGGTTTACTGGTGGAAAGGACTTTCAAGGTCCG AATTTCGATGCCATAATCGGCCAACCTTTTCAGGACACAGGATCAGACCTGATGGAAACACTACCGGGGAAGCTTCAAACCCCGACAAAGGTCTAA
- a CDS encoding hypothetical protein (TransMembrane:1 (o42-64i)), whose translation MHDEKSHDIPYVPCPTVGPYNNFELLPSLGVRVEYWDSLQEWWFSIPLQCAFALTTVMVLFQVLQGVTFTGDPNGFEKSPYMIAKRVIQLEFVHRKQTCRWVE comes from the exons ATGCACGATGAGAAATCTCACGACATCCCTTATGTTCCGTGCCCAACAGTTGGGCCATACAATAATTTTGAGCTACTGCCCTCCCTGGGTGTTCGTGTCGAGTACTGGGATTCGCTTCAGGAATGGTGGTTCTCGATTCCACTGCAGTGCGCCTTTGCACTGACAACTGTA ATGGTGCTTTTCCAGGTACTTCAAGGAGTCACTTTTACGGGCGACCCGAACGGATTTGAGAAGTCTCCTTACATGATTGCGAAACGGGTGATTCAGCTTGAATTCGTCCACCGGAAGCAGACTTGTCGTTGGGTCGAATAG
- a CDS encoding hypothetical protein (TransMembrane:6 (o6-29i49-68o103-125i137-160o180-201i213-232o)), whose protein sequence is MEEINLRPAIIEMWVEYSIGMLILCVRLFARLQRIKFTKFHTWAVDDWLTIPCGVLFTMEVSMCQIITSKGSITGLTNEIASKFTPKEYQSHESGARWLFAAWYIYVSLIWCLKAMMLSLLFRVTKSLPEERLVKQASIFTFICYLITLGVVSGHCWPVHKLWQVYPVPSADCSQNRAKYYALVTTNVATDIIIMALPIPLLWKLQVNLRKKLVFGLVFCGGIFIIICTLLRCIICLNAPERLDLGISWSIRETVVGIIVTNASSIKPLFTGRNYSSNDSSNPTSGHLAFSQHGTSHKMSRMERLADESNSGSQECIVGGSGKNQTTVVADDNSSDHKSDHKYSGRIHVTTDFHVS, encoded by the exons ATGGAGGAGATAAATCTCAGGCCTGCCATTATTGAGATGTGGGTTGAGTATTCAATCGGCATGCTCATCTTATGTGTCCGACTCTTTGCTCGACTTCAACGGATCAAGTTTACAAAGTTTCATACTTGGGCTGTGGATGATTGGCTTACAATTCCTTGTGGTGTTCTATTTACT ATGGAAGTTTCCATGTGCCAGATCATAACGTCAAAAGGCAGCATCACCGGCCTGACCAACGAAATCGCCTCGAAATTTACACCTAAAGAATACCAAAGTCACGAGAGCGGAGCTAGATGGTTGTTTGCGGCGTGGTATATCTACGTCAGCCTGATCTGGTGTCTCAAGGCCATGATGCTTTCGCTTCTATTCAGAGTCAC CAAGTCCCTCCCTGAGGAACGCCTCGTCAAGCAAGCCTCGATCTTTACTTTCATTTGTTATCTGATCACACTCGGTGTTGTTTCTGGTCATTGTTGGCCTGTCCACAAACTATGGCAGGTTTATCCTGTTCCATCAG CTGATTGCTCTCAAAACCGAGCCAAATACTACGCTCTTGTCACGACCAACGTTGCGACcgatatcatcatcatggctcTGCCTATTCCGTTACTATGGAAGCTACAAGTCAACCTGAGGAAAAAGCTTGTTTTCGGCTTGGTATTCTGCGGCggtatctttattattatctgCACGCTTCTTCGCTGCATTATCTGCCTCAACGCGCCGGAAAGACTCGATCTTGGTATTAGCTGGTCGATCCGTGAGACA GTTGTCGGAATCATCGTTACAAACGCTTCATCGATCAAACCCCTCTTTACCGGCCGCAACTACAGCTCCAACGACAGCTCCAACCCGACATCTGGCCACCTAGCTTTCTCGCAACACGGTACTTCACACAAGATGTCTCGAATGGAAAGACTAGCGGACGAGAGCAACAGTGGTAGTCAAGAGTGTATAGTTGGTGGGAGCGGCAAGAACCAGACCACGGTTGTCGCAGATGACAACAGTTCAGATCACAAGTCTGATCACAAGTACAGCGGACGGATTCATGTTACGACAGATTTTCACGTTTCATAG